CGTTCGGACTGATCTTATGCCCTGTAAACTTCACATTATCCAACAGGAGGTGAGCTTTTCGCCAACGGCGCAAATCCCAAAAACGGTGTCCCTCGAAAGCGAGTTCAACTTTACGCTCATGCTCTACAGCGGCCATTGCCTGATTATTATTGGCAAGGCTAAGAGCATTAAGTCCACGTTTCTGGCGGAGCTGATTGATGTAGGTTGTCGCTGAGGCAAAGTCGCCCAATTGCGCTTTCGCTTCCGACATAATCAACAAGACCTCGGCATAGCGCATTTCGATCCAGCTTTGTGTACTCTTATTTTGAACGAATGTCGTGTTTGTAGGATCAAGCATTTTGCGTACATAGTATCCCGTAACGGTACGTTTGGGGTCGCCACTCGCGCCAAATGTTGTAAATCCTTCTATCGCATCGGTCGTCGACGTATTCAGTGTTCTTCCTTTCCAGGTTGCACCATTGTACAAGATCGTCGCATAGAAACGAGGTTCACGATTTGTATAGGGAGCCGCTGCCTGCGCAGCATTCTGCCAGGAGAATTTGGATCCGTCGGCCATTTCAAATTCATTGACCAGTTCCGCGGTTGGTACACCATAAACCAATGTATTACCCGGAGCATCCCGAGGTGGAGCATAGCCCAGGTCGTATTGATGCGTTACATCAGGTGCTGCAAAATCTACCCGAAAGATTGCTTCCTTTGTATTTTTATTGGTAAAAATGCCTGCAAAATTATCGTCCAAGGCATAGAGTCCCCCATTAGCCATATCGATGACTTTTTGCGCTGCATCGGCTGATTTTTTAAAATACTCCGTGCTCCTCGCCTGTGAAATACCCGTCAAAGGATCCTGATTGAACTGCTTGAGATCATATTTAGCAATAGAGCCTGCATACAGTCCTACACGCGCCATCAAGGTATAGGCCGCGCCCTGGGTAGCCCTGCCGGCAAGATTGTTGAGCGGAAGATGATCCACTGCAAATTGGAGATCCTCCAGGATAAAATCATAAACGGCTTCCTCACTGGAGCGTTCGTGATCTTTTTCAGTATACTGATCCATACTCTTGAATAGAATCACGCTTCCATGGATCTTTGCCAGCCAGAAATAGGCATATGCCCGCACGAACCTGCCCTCAGCCTCATAAACCTGTTTTTGAGCATCGGAAAGAGTGGACTTCGTGTTAATCCCATTGATCATTTCGTTGATACGACGGATACGTTCATATCCGCTCGCCCAATAATTCAGACCCACGCTCGCGGAAGAAAACTGGTTTGAGTTGGATACAAGAATATTGACTGTACCATTCCCTGCCGTATTTGAGGTAAATTTCATTCCATCGGCTAAGGCATCCATTGCATTGTCATAGCCTAAATTGGGAAATTGACCAAACTGGAATTTTTTAAATTCAGCATAGATGCCCGATACATATAGTTCGGCCGAATTGGGGTCAGCCCATACTTTCTCTTCTGCGATCCGGTCCTGTGGAATTAGATCGACAGAGCAACCTTGCAACGCCATAAACAACAGGCCTAAAAATGAAAGTTGCCGACAGCTGGTATATAGAGTTGATTTCATCTGAAATAGTAATTTTTAGGAGATTAAAAAGTAACGCTTAAGCCAAATTCAAAAATCCGTTGCTGCGGATAAAATCCATTATTGACGTTTGGCATTTCGGGATCGAGGTATTTCAGGTAATCCCATGTGAAAAGGTTTGAGCCCGAAGCAAACACACGTACATGTTCAATCTTCGCGGCATTCAGCAATCCTTTCGGGAACGTGTAGCCCAACTGCACGGATTTAAGTCGCAGATAATCGCCTTTTCTGATCCATCCTGAATTGGCATTTGCATTGTTCGTCGACATGCCTGTTGCTTTATAGGCACTCATACGTGGAAATTCGGCGTTCGGATTGTCTTCACGCCAGGAGTTTTCAACCAAGAAATAAGGGGAGTTTCCATAGTTGTAAAAAGGACGCGTAAAAGGTGTATTATCCTCTACCCCTGAAGTTCCTGACGATCCTTCGTACGCTCCTGCGAGGGCAACATCAACTCGTGCGGCACCTTGCAGCAATGCCGAAAAGTCGAAGCCTTTATAAGCCATATCGAAATTCAACCCAAATGTTAATTCAGGTACGTTGGAGCGTCCAATATAGGTCATATCGTCCGTTCGGGTAATCCGCCCGTCGCCATTCAAATCTTTAAATTTGAAAAAACCAGGAGCCATAAATCCCGAACTTGGTGAAGGTGTGTTACGGGCTTCCTCCCAGGTCTGCACCATCCCCTCTTTGACAAAGCCGATTTTTGTTCCGATCGGTTTGCCGATGAGACTTTGCCAAGAAGGAATCCCATTGGCTTCATCGAGTTTCAGATACCTGTTTTTCGCCCAGTTGATATTCCCGGTCAGACCCAATTTAAATTCGCCAAAATGGTCGTTATAACGCAATTGCGCATCGAACCCACGGTTATCAACTTCGCCTATATTGGCCAAAATCGGAAAATATCCACCTATCGACGCTGGATAAAGGTTTCCTACCTGTCCCAAAATACCGGAAGTATAACGGTAGAACCATTCGAAATCAAAACCAAACTTGCCATTTAAAAACCTTGATTCAAAACCCACGTTTGATGTGGTGGACTCTTCCCATTTCAACAATGGATTTTGAGGTGCATTGGTATATAAAGCTTTGACCGGTTTGCCGTCTATGACAATGACTGGTGTTGTATTTTGCGAAAGGGTATTAATGTAAGGGAAACTACCCACCTGCGCACGATCATTGCCAGTACGCCCAATAGATCCTTTTAATTTAAGGAAATCTGCAAAAGGGACAGCTTCCTTAAAGAAGGACTCATTTGAGACAACCCAGCCCAATCCAATGGCCGGAAAAGATTTCCAGCGGTTTTCCTTGGCAAAGTTAGCGGAGGCATCCCAACGCGACACCAACTCCACTAAATAACGATCGCGGAAAGCATAATTCAGTCGCGTCACAAATCCCGCCCGTGCAGATTCCGCATCACTGGAACCTGTAGACTTGATAATATCTTCCTGGGAAGCCGAACCATAGTTTATTTCCTGAATAATACTGATCGGAAAATTACTTGCGCCGGCACCAAATTGATTACCATGAGTTTTTGCATATTCATATAAACCTAACACACCGATGCTATGATCACCAAAAGTCCGGTTGTAATTTAAACTCGCTTGCCATGTGCTTCGGTAGCTAGCCGCAAAGCTCTGACGAAGGGATGTTTTGGTGATCCCGGGCAATGTGGTCATGGCTACGAAATCGCCTGCAACCTGGTCCCGCTGTCTTCCCATCGTCGGATACGGTGTCAGCCAAGATTTGGATTCATCCGAATTATAGTCGTACGCACCCTGAACTTTTGCCAGCAAACCTGTTACTCCTGGAACTTTAAAATCGATGTTTGCCGTTCCCTGAAAGATATTGCTTTTGAGCTTCTGATAGCCCGAATTTGCTACCGAAGCAATTGGATTGACCCAGCCTGCTCCGGCCTGATACGCTACTGGGAGTCCATTTGGAGCATACATTGGCAGATTGGGCAGCATCCGAACAGCCTGGTAAAATGGATTCATATAGGCCGAGTTGTCGGGTGAAATACCCGGTAAATTGGTATTCTGATTACGCAAACCAATGTTCAAACCCACCGTCAGGTATTCATTAAGCTCACTTTTAAGGTTTGTACGGATGTTGTAGCGTTTGAAATTGGTATTATCGATCACCCCATCCTGGTTCATGTGGCTGACCGATGCAAAATACTGCGTTTTGCTCGCTCCACCAGAAATTGTCGCGGCATGATGTTGCGAATAGCTATTATTATCTGCCAATAGTCCAATCCAATCGGTGTTGCCAAACAAGGGATTGGTATTGGTTCCATTTGAGACCGCATCGATAAGTTCCTGCGTGTAGATGTATGGTGCTTCAGTTTGCTTCGTATTTCGAAGAAAATCATTGTCCAATTCTGTCCCTTTATTGTACCAGTTCATATAATCCGGTCCATTGAGGAATTTTGGAAAGCGGGTATTTTGGCCAATGCTATATCCAAAGTCATAGGTTACTTTGGTCTGCTCCTTTCGTCCATTTTTTGTTTTAACCACTATAATACCATTGGCAGCCTGTACACCATAAGCCGCTGTGGAGACGGCGTCCTTTAAAAAGGAAATGGTTTCAATCTCACTTGGATCCAGGTAAGCTAGGGTAGAAAGTGGGCGCTCGATATCATCGACAATCACCAAAGGACTTCGATTACCACCATAAGTCCCCACTCCGCGCAGATATAATGTCGCATTGTCTGCTCCTGGGCGTCCTGATTGTTGCAATGCTGTCAATCCGGGAACACGCCCTACAAGTGCATTGGTCAAGTTCATCGACGGGGCTTTCTTGAGCTGATCACCTCCAATCTGTACGACAGATCCAACGACGTTGTTCTTTTTTTGCGTACCATAAGCCACAACAACCACCTCATCAATCTGACGTTCATCGGGCTGCAAAACAAAACTCTGTGTACCGGCAACTGTAATCTTTCGCGACTGCGACAAATAGCCGATATAACTTACCTGAAGTTCGGCTGGCAATCGGTCCACCTGCAGCGTAAAACCTCCCTTTTGATCCGTCCGCGTTGTTGCAGAAGTTCCCACTACTTTAACCGTTGCCCCAGCAATAGGCTGTTCATCGTGATTGCGTACGGTACCATTTACAATGGATTGGGCAAAGCTTATTGCGGATTGCATAAAAACAATAAGTAATCCCAAAGCCTTAAAAAGATACCTGCGTTTTACATGTGTTGGTTTCATAATTTAGGAATGAAAAAATAGTGTTATGTTAAAAAATAGTATTTATGGTCACTCGGTTACCTCACATGAACAGACGTTTTCCATTGGATAAAACACGCAACGTTCTGACACCGACAAGGCAACGTATTTTGGTTTACAATTATTAGGTATATTATTTATACAACACTAAATAAGAAATAAAATTTTAAATATTCAAATTATTTCTAATTTTTTTTATTAATTCAAATAGACTAAAGAAGAAAAAACATAAACATAATTTAAGATGATGAGATATTTACTATATTTACCCAAAAGTTAACGTAACCAAGTTATGGGCATAAAATTTTTGAGTGATTTACATGATGCGAGCTATAGCGGTGTAGCGTATAAAAACATTTTACTTAAAAAGGAAATTTTAACCTTTTTTGCGACCAAAGGCCCCTCGACCATTCCTGAGTTGAGCAAGGAATTCAACATTAGCATTCCCAAGATCAACGAATGCATCAATGAACTCATCGAAGATGCATTGGTACAGGACAATGGAAAATCGACTTCGGGAATTGGTAGAAAACCAAATTCCTACGGTCTACTTCCGAATGCCGCATTTTTTGTCGGCGTGCAGGTGAGCCATGATCATCTCAGTATTGTGGTCATGAATATGAAAAAAGACATTATTGCCAGTCAGGAGGAAATTCCACATCGTTTGGAGAATAATCAGGAATCACTCCAGAATATATGCCGGGAGATCAATCAGTTTATTGCCACCCATCAGATTCAGAAAGACAAAATATTGGGGGTAGGTATCAATCTTTCTGGCCGTATCAACTATCGAACAGGTTATTCCTACAGTTATTTTAATTTTTATGAAGATCCTTTATCGAAATATTTCGAACAGGAGCTGCAATTACGTACCTATCTTGAAAACGATAGTAAGGCGCTTGCCTATGGGGAATTTTCCAGCGGAATTTTAAAAGACGAGAAAGATGCACTTTTTGTCAATGTGGACAATGGTATCGGATTGGGCATTTTGATCAACGGAAAGATCTATTATGGGAAATCGGGTTTCTCGGGTGAATTTGGACATATTCCAATTTTTGACAACGATATTATCTGTCGCTGCGGAAAAAAGGGATGCCTCGAAACGGAAGCATCTGGTTTTGCACTTAGAAACCGTGTAATAGCAGCACTGCAAAATGGTGCAACGAGCATACTGACAAAAAAATTTAATGATCTGGAAGATATTCGGCTGGGCGATATTATCCATGCTGCAAAAAAAGATGACAATCTCGCTATTGAGTTAATCAATGAACTTGGGGAAAAATTAGGTCGTGGACTTGCTACATTGATCAACATTTTCAATCCAGAAATCATCATCGTCGGTGGAATTTTAGCCAAAAGTGAGGAATACCTGATGTTACCGC
The Sphingobacterium multivorum genome window above contains:
- a CDS encoding SusC/RagA family TonB-linked outer membrane protein; this translates as MKPTHVKRRYLFKALGLLIVFMQSAISFAQSIVNGTVRNHDEQPIAGATVKVVGTSATTRTDQKGGFTLQVDRLPAELQVSYIGYLSQSRKITVAGTQSFVLQPDERQIDEVVVVAYGTQKKNNVVGSVVQIGGDQLKKAPSMNLTNALVGRVPGLTALQQSGRPGADNATLYLRGVGTYGGNRSPLVIVDDIERPLSTLAYLDPSEIETISFLKDAVSTAAYGVQAANGIIVVKTKNGRKEQTKVTYDFGYSIGQNTRFPKFLNGPDYMNWYNKGTELDNDFLRNTKQTEAPYIYTQELIDAVSNGTNTNPLFGNTDWIGLLADNNSYSQHHAATISGGASKTQYFASVSHMNQDGVIDNTNFKRYNIRTNLKSELNEYLTVGLNIGLRNQNTNLPGISPDNSAYMNPFYQAVRMLPNLPMYAPNGLPVAYQAGAGWVNPIASVANSGYQKLKSNIFQGTANIDFKVPGVTGLLAKVQGAYDYNSDESKSWLTPYPTMGRQRDQVAGDFVAMTTLPGITKTSLRQSFAASYRSTWQASLNYNRTFGDHSIGVLGLYEYAKTHGNQFGAGASNFPISIIQEINYGSASQEDIIKSTGSSDAESARAGFVTRLNYAFRDRYLVELVSRWDASANFAKENRWKSFPAIGLGWVVSNESFFKEAVPFADFLKLKGSIGRTGNDRAQVGSFPYINTLSQNTTPVIVIDGKPVKALYTNAPQNPLLKWEESTTSNVGFESRFLNGKFGFDFEWFYRYTSGILGQVGNLYPASIGGYFPILANIGEVDNRGFDAQLRYNDHFGEFKLGLTGNINWAKNRYLKLDEANGIPSWQSLIGKPIGTKIGFVKEGMVQTWEEARNTPSPSSGFMAPGFFKFKDLNGDGRITRTDDMTYIGRSNVPELTFGLNFDMAYKGFDFSALLQGAARVDVALAGAYEGSSGTSGVEDNTPFTRPFYNYGNSPYFLVENSWREDNPNAEFPRMSAYKATGMSTNNANANSGWIRKGDYLRLKSVQLGYTFPKGLLNAAKIEHVRVFASGSNLFTWDYLKYLDPEMPNVNNGFYPQQRIFEFGLSVTF
- a CDS encoding RagB/SusD family nutrient uptake outer membrane protein yields the protein MKSTLYTSCRQLSFLGLLFMALQGCSVDLIPQDRIAEEKVWADPNSAELYVSGIYAEFKKFQFGQFPNLGYDNAMDALADGMKFTSNTAGNGTVNILVSNSNQFSSASVGLNYWASGYERIRRINEMINGINTKSTLSDAQKQVYEAEGRFVRAYAYFWLAKIHGSVILFKSMDQYTEKDHERSSEEAVYDFILEDLQFAVDHLPLNNLAGRATQGAAYTLMARVGLYAGSIAKYDLKQFNQDPLTGISQARSTEYFKKSADAAQKVIDMANGGLYALDDNFAGIFTNKNTKEAIFRVDFAAPDVTHQYDLGYAPPRDAPGNTLVYGVPTAELVNEFEMADGSKFSWQNAAQAAAPYTNREPRFYATILYNGATWKGRTLNTSTTDAIEGFTTFGASGDPKRTVTGYYVRKMLDPTNTTFVQNKSTQSWIEMRYAEVLLIMSEAKAQLGDFASATTYINQLRQKRGLNALSLANNNQAMAAVEHERKVELAFEGHRFWDLRRWRKAHLLLDNVKFTGHKISPNATGLTYEVVSADATNRSFSTKLYYLPIPENEVQLNGALTQIKGW
- a CDS encoding ROK family protein, which translates into the protein MGIKFLSDLHDASYSGVAYKNILLKKEILTFFATKGPSTIPELSKEFNISIPKINECINELIEDALVQDNGKSTSGIGRKPNSYGLLPNAAFFVGVQVSHDHLSIVVMNMKKDIIASQEEIPHRLENNQESLQNICREINQFIATHQIQKDKILGVGINLSGRINYRTGYSYSYFNFYEDPLSKYFEQELQLRTYLENDSKALAYGEFSSGILKDEKDALFVNVDNGIGLGILINGKIYYGKSGFSGEFGHIPIFDNDIICRCGKKGCLETEASGFALRNRVIAALQNGATSILTKKFNDLEDIRLGDIIHAAKKDDNLAIELINELGEKLGRGLATLINIFNPEIIIVGGILAKSEEYLMLPLKNAVNKFSLSIVNKDTKLAYSNNGEKLAAFGACLLIRDRLLSIID